A single genomic interval of Prionailurus viverrinus isolate Anna chromosome A2, UM_Priviv_1.0, whole genome shotgun sequence harbors:
- the LOC125154479 gene encoding methyl-CpG-binding domain protein 2-like, which translates to MSAQPRAGPARGARSAGRAGASAGTSGKGRGAATRARRSPHVQDRRPAPRRAVGARRALVLGGGGRDRWPAGGRRKRGEAERKEVGLRRTPLSSSGGRGGSGGCAAAAGFGSGAPGRAAAALCRRRRRALRPGPRYRLLPGGRNYRRHPPAHTAARGSSAILMIRL; encoded by the exons ATGTCCGCCCAGCCCCGGGCCGGGCCCGCGCGCGGCGCCCGGAGCGCCGGGAGGGCGGGAGCGAGCGCAGGAACGAGCGGGAAGGGCCGAGGCGCCGCGACCCGCGCAAGAAGAAGCCCGCACGTCCAGGACCGCCGCCCCGCGCCCCGAAGGGCGGTAGGCGCCCGGCGCGCTCTTGTGCTCGGGGGCGGCGGGCGAGACCGGTGGCCTGCGGGAGGTCGCAGGAAACGAGGAGAGGCGGAGAGGAAGGAGGTCGGGCTGCGGCGGACGCCGCTCTCTAGCTCCGGCGGGAGGGGCGGCTCAGGTGGCTGTGCGGCTGCCGCTGGTTTCGGTTCTGGTGCTCCGGGACGGGCCGCTGCCGCTctctgccgccgccgccgccgcgctctGCGCCCGGGGCCTCGGTACCGCCTCCTCCCGGGCGGCCGCAACTACCGCCGCCATCCTCCCGCTCACACGGCGGCTCGCGG aagTTCAGCAATATTGATGATAAGACTATGA